One genomic window of Sodaliphilus pleomorphus includes the following:
- the cas2 gene encoding CRISPR-associated endonuclease Cas2 — MKIISYDIGDDRWRARFTRMLVKHGAIRLQYSVYEVANTKRVMDNLTAKIEAWAKHFTLDDSVIIFDVDENKMIKYGNAIHRDKPVVFL; from the coding sequence ATGAAAATTATTAGTTACGATATCGGTGATGATCGCTGGAGGGCTCGATTTACACGCATGCTTGTAAAGCACGGAGCCATTAGATTGCAATATTCGGTATATGAAGTTGCCAACACTAAAAGGGTGATGGATAATCTTACAGCCAAAATTGAAGCCTGGGCCAAACATTTCACTCTCGATGATAGCGTGATTATTTTTGATGTAGATGAAAACAAGATGATAAAATATGGCAATGCCATACATCGCGACAAACCTGTAGTTTTTTTATAG
- the hisIE gene encoding bifunctional phosphoribosyl-AMP cyclohydrolase/phosphoribosyl-ATP diphosphatase HisIE, with product MNVREMNSNIDFDKMGGLIPAIVQDSRTKNVLMLGFMNHEALEKTLKTKKVTFWSRTRNKLWTKGEESGHYLELVSVDVDCDSDTVLVQAIPNGAVCHLGMATCFGDRNEMGLEFLGYLQDFIDKRRAEMPQGSYTTSLFNAGINRMAQKVGEEAVETALEAVNGTNGRLVYEASDLLYHLIVLLSAKGLRIEDVVADLESRHGKKKDDYDKHRD from the coding sequence ATAAACGTTAGAGAGATGAACAGCAATATCGACTTTGACAAAATGGGTGGCTTGATTCCTGCCATCGTGCAAGACTCGCGCACCAAAAATGTGCTCATGCTTGGCTTTATGAACCACGAGGCACTTGAAAAAACGTTGAAGACCAAGAAGGTGACCTTCTGGAGCCGTACCCGCAACAAGCTGTGGACCAAGGGCGAGGAAAGCGGCCACTACCTGGAGCTCGTGTCGGTCGACGTGGACTGCGACAGCGATACCGTGCTCGTGCAGGCCATACCCAACGGCGCCGTGTGCCACCTGGGCATGGCCACCTGCTTTGGCGACCGCAACGAGATGGGCCTCGAGTTTCTGGGCTACCTGCAAGACTTCATCGACAAGCGCCGGGCCGAGATGCCCCAGGGCAGCTACACCACCTCGCTCTTCAACGCCGGCATCAACCGCATGGCCCAGAAGGTGGGCGAGGAGGCTGTGGAGACTGCCCTCGAGGCTGTGAACGGCACCAACGGCCGACTCGTATACGAGGCCAGCGACCTGCTCTATCACCTCATCGTGCTCCTCTCGGCCAAGGGGCTGCGCATCGAGGACGTGGTGGCCGACCTCGAGAGCCGCCACGGCAAGAAAAAAGACGACTACGACAAGCACCGCGACTGA
- the lysA gene encoding diaminopimelate decarboxylase, protein MYRFPLEEFKQWPTPFYYYDMGLLSKTLNEINRQVKGYPYDVHYAIKANGNPVILKEIVKNGLGVDLVSGGEIKASLAAGFDPGKMVYSGVGKTDWEINLGLDHDIFCFNVESVPELEVINELAGRRGKTAHVAIRVNPDIDAHTHRYITTGTAEDKFGINIEMLATAVDRALKLPHLHLRGLHFHVGSQITQMKPFVMLCESVNGLLDYFDRHDIHFELINVGGGLGIDYDTPDINPVPDFQHFFDTFKRHLRLRRNQRLHFELGRSIVAQCGTLIARVIYVKENRNKKFVILDAGMTDLIRPALYQAHHVIQNISAAVDTASDVYDVVGPICESSDVFGTDEKLPVTRRGDLVALRSAGAYGETMASCYNMRPLPKSHFSR, encoded by the coding sequence ATGTATCGTTTTCCATTAGAAGAATTCAAGCAGTGGCCCACGCCGTTCTACTACTACGACATGGGCCTGCTCAGCAAGACACTCAACGAAATCAACCGCCAGGTCAAGGGCTACCCCTACGATGTGCACTATGCCATCAAGGCCAACGGCAACCCCGTGATTCTGAAAGAAATCGTGAAAAATGGCCTGGGCGTCGACCTGGTGAGCGGCGGCGAAATCAAGGCCTCGCTTGCAGCTGGCTTCGACCCTGGCAAGATGGTGTATTCGGGCGTGGGCAAGACCGACTGGGAGATCAACCTGGGGCTCGATCACGACATCTTCTGCTTCAATGTTGAGTCGGTGCCCGAGCTCGAGGTCATCAACGAGCTGGCCGGCAGGCGAGGCAAGACGGCCCATGTGGCCATACGCGTCAACCCCGACATCGACGCCCACACCCACCGCTACATCACCACCGGCACTGCCGAGGACAAGTTTGGCATCAACATCGAGATGCTGGCCACCGCTGTCGACCGTGCGCTCAAGCTGCCCCACTTGCACCTGCGCGGCCTGCACTTCCACGTGGGCTCGCAAATCACCCAGATGAAGCCCTTTGTCATGCTGTGCGAGTCGGTCAACGGGCTGCTCGACTATTTCGACCGCCACGACATCCACTTCGAGCTCATCAACGTGGGCGGCGGCCTTGGTATCGACTACGACACCCCCGACATCAATCCGGTGCCCGATTTCCAGCACTTCTTCGACACCTTCAAGCGCCACCTCAGGCTGCGCCGCAACCAGCGGCTGCACTTCGAGCTGGGCCGAAGCATCGTGGCACAGTGCGGCACGCTCATAGCCCGAGTGATCTATGTGAAAGAGAACCGCAACAAGAAGTTTGTGATACTCGATGCCGGCATGACCGACCTCATTCGCCCGGCCCTGTACCAGGCCCACCATGTGATACAAAACATCAGCGCGGCGGTCGACACGGCCAGCGACGTCTACGACGTGGTGGGCCCCATATGCGAGTCGAGCGACGTCTTCGGCACCGACGAAAAGCTGCCCGTGACCCGCCGCGGCGACCTCGTGGCCCTGCGCAGCGCCGGCGCCTATGGCGAGACCATGGCCTCGTGCTACAACATGCGCCCCCTGCCCAAGTCGCACTTCTCGCGGTAG
- a CDS encoding PD-(D/E)XK nuclease family protein yields the protein MEKITNFLAKVGAKREQEMTQKQIGASMIENLLSAFNNNPRNSKVVEYIFRQNLFDMIGKSRHEMVHSKMIAELLAGRYFDLSKKATLMHFLDIVVMRAKEQGVTISQDFCNLVLTRSLQVDSLTDKQTEYPLCDYAKNDSIDKKERLDVYLRYNLANTIKSSKNKVIEIFIENKVLSMEHDQQTQKYYDACSDGRKALQLFIYLSPINPRSLSNYAEVPEDMKPTCSDCSGNPIYVHICYQDILDKVIMPLIEEKQMNNRDAVILEEYASCLELPALPDNDEKIGAKELSIMAVSDYEKQLLLEFMSNEDNARLLETAVNHHLQRELYSFGGDNCLSFEASLQAALRKYTNENGELKSQKDFRDIFGAQNGGARFLIYVVKETNEKLYYIPTHLFEYNGKAYKTITDALKVAVKDYISRERKTISDVIKDFECIYSRQKFHPHVFKDNADLGRDTIKAIHYSQTSFTGLYIRDDISQDKLTKINEILGNGFGIKPISAQCYHELLLCGDDTLWDCYDKSLFNALKGTSYYYRKGAERQIEAINRVLPMPIQNSSLTNADCDLLERFYANNRKLIISIYRILIENEPDLVVYNQRKEDYKKLLKN from the coding sequence ATGGAAAAGATAACAAATTTCTTAGCAAAGGTAGGTGCAAAGAGGGAACAGGAGATGACTCAGAAACAAATTGGAGCAAGTATGATTGAAAACTTGCTGTCGGCATTTAATAACAATCCACGTAATTCAAAAGTAGTTGAATACATCTTTCGCCAAAATCTGTTTGACATGATTGGCAAAAGTCGACATGAGATGGTACATAGTAAGATGATAGCCGAATTACTTGCAGGCAGATATTTCGATTTATCTAAGAAAGCAACGCTTATGCACTTTCTGGATATCGTTGTCATGCGGGCCAAAGAGCAGGGGGTGACTATTTCACAGGATTTTTGCAATTTAGTCCTTACAAGATCCCTACAAGTTGACTCTCTTACTGATAAGCAAACAGAATATCCCTTATGCGATTATGCGAAGAACGACAGTATAGACAAGAAAGAACGATTGGATGTTTATCTTCGATATAACCTCGCAAATACTATAAAGAGTAGCAAAAATAAAGTTATTGAAATCTTTATTGAAAACAAAGTGCTTTCTATGGAACACGATCAGCAGACCCAGAAATACTATGATGCTTGTAGTGACGGAAGGAAGGCACTTCAGCTCTTCATATATCTTTCACCTATAAACCCGAGGAGTCTTTCAAATTATGCAGAAGTTCCTGAGGACATGAAACCAACTTGTTCAGATTGTTCTGGGAACCCCATATATGTACATATTTGCTATCAGGATATTCTTGATAAGGTTATCATGCCACTGATAGAAGAAAAGCAGATGAACAATCGTGATGCCGTGATATTAGAAGAGTATGCCAGCTGTCTTGAATTGCCTGCTCTGCCTGATAATGATGAAAAAATCGGGGCAAAAGAACTATCAATCATGGCAGTCAGTGATTATGAGAAACAATTATTGTTGGAGTTCATGAGTAATGAGGACAATGCAAGACTTCTTGAAACTGCAGTAAACCATCATCTTCAAAGGGAACTGTATTCTTTTGGTGGGGATAATTGTTTATCATTTGAAGCGTCTCTCCAAGCCGCCTTGAGAAAGTACACGAATGAGAATGGAGAATTGAAATCGCAAAAAGACTTCAGAGACATTTTTGGTGCTCAGAATGGTGGAGCACGTTTTCTGATATATGTGGTAAAAGAGACCAACGAAAAACTATATTATATCCCTACACACCTTTTCGAATACAACGGTAAGGCTTATAAAACCATTACAGATGCGCTGAAAGTAGCTGTAAAAGATTACATTTCTCGTGAAAGGAAAACAATAAGTGATGTTATAAAAGACTTTGAGTGCATCTATTCGAGACAGAAGTTTCATCCACATGTGTTTAAGGACAATGCTGACCTCGGTCGTGATACAATTAAAGCTATTCATTATTCTCAGACTTCTTTCACCGGACTCTACATTAGGGATGATATTAGCCAAGACAAGCTCACAAAGATAAATGAAATCTTAGGCAACGGATTTGGTATCAAACCTATTTCTGCTCAGTGCTATCATGAGTTGCTTCTTTGCGGAGATGATACACTTTGGGATTGTTACGATAAATCCCTGTTTAACGCTCTAAAAGGGACTTCCTACTATTATAGAAAGGGAGCAGAACGCCAGATTGAAGCCATTAATAGAGTCTTGCCTATGCCTATCCAAAATAGTAGCCTGACAAACGCTGACTGTGACCTATTAGAGAGGTTTTATGCAAACAACAGGAAACTGATAATCTCTATTTATCGAATTCTGATAGAAAACGAACCAGATTTGGTTGTTTATAACCAGAGAAAAGAGGATTATAAGAAACTCCTCAAGAATTAA
- a CDS encoding T9SS C-terminal target domain-containing protein, with protein sequence MTKKTTMWAMLCMLITAPAWGQQVPFKPGAPSNGTKSISPVHANAAGTQGAAPLKAVEAQKLFEEHFDKFTAGSPEAPDSENLSGGSAGGYRIKQGMMNVEGWTGYHVYQAGGACALRAYESYGSTYYGHLSTPEAALYGEATITLRARRMPGATAGRVIISLCDNTSGVEDYKSFDLTAEWTEITYTSDKGTFNDQNIFQIEASDGEILLDDIVVTRKRTKIAAPVANPAENLSLNAFKASWQPVDGASQYLLNVYYKAMPQDIVPEGTMTEDFDGINLKADGNIDTANPNYPEGWIIDVSKAGSRDVLTANGDHASGKLAINFDAEGDYIISPATPAPIKRISFWVKPSTMEEDPNYNYSLLGVHILRENGEWEHIANLPNYWMQAGGGIYTFDSEVLGDYVRQVKLDMVSLSNCTFAIDDVTLTYESQPVPYPFISDLKVTDTAKVVENIDPEKEYYYYVTAQDGDLVSKPSATIWVDGITGIAPVVLPATAVTATGFTANWEPLPHAESYIVNLYEDITTQQPDQKVTLLHEDFDKIEDGTVDNPAAPQYYTPKMSLAKEGMANTDWTVLNPIWAKGMIGGKEVNEWSGAYGLVVSPLLPIKGGKNLEVEVTAVSTVESDTLYVVVMESPTATQAVMGLTIPFNKQKGSVTGTVVFEGRYLDMLEDGRLYHLGFGSQKGKNMFVDQVTVRQVRAQAGEQVRVPAQLVYPSDNAVAFDALNASSRYAYDVRAYRKKDFVEYTSAYSQVMPVSLVTAVDEPGTLPTAIAGSKGALDLTLGHTTRVAVYDITGRKVCDRQFGPGRHNVTLAPAIYIVKAGSQTAKVMVR encoded by the coding sequence ATGACAAAAAAAACAACGATGTGGGCCATGCTGTGCATGCTCATCACCGCCCCGGCCTGGGGACAACAAGTGCCATTCAAGCCTGGTGCACCAAGCAATGGCACAAAGTCAATTTCACCTGTTCATGCAAACGCTGCCGGCACTCAGGGCGCCGCGCCGCTGAAAGCCGTCGAAGCCCAAAAGCTCTTTGAGGAGCACTTCGACAAGTTCACGGCCGGAAGCCCCGAAGCCCCCGACAGCGAGAACCTCTCGGGCGGCTCGGCCGGCGGCTACCGCATCAAGCAGGGCATGATGAACGTGGAGGGCTGGACCGGCTACCACGTGTACCAAGCCGGCGGCGCCTGCGCGCTGCGGGCCTATGAGAGCTACGGCAGCACCTACTACGGCCACCTGAGCACTCCCGAGGCAGCCCTCTATGGCGAAGCCACCATCACATTGCGTGCCCGCCGCATGCCGGGCGCCACGGCCGGACGTGTCATCATCTCGCTGTGCGACAACACCTCGGGTGTGGAAGACTACAAGAGCTTCGACTTGACTGCAGAATGGACCGAAATCACCTACACAAGCGACAAGGGCACCTTCAACGACCAAAACATCTTCCAGATCGAGGCCAGCGACGGCGAGATACTGCTCGACGACATCGTGGTCACCCGCAAGCGCACCAAGATCGCGGCACCCGTGGCCAACCCGGCCGAGAACCTGAGCCTGAATGCCTTCAAGGCCTCGTGGCAGCCAGTAGACGGGGCATCGCAATACCTGCTCAACGTGTACTACAAGGCCATGCCACAAGATATCGTGCCCGAGGGCACGATGACTGAGGACTTCGACGGCATCAACCTCAAGGCCGACGGCAACATCGACACAGCCAACCCCAACTATCCTGAGGGCTGGATCATCGACGTGTCGAAAGCCGGCAGCCGCGACGTGCTCACTGCCAACGGCGACCACGCCTCGGGCAAGCTGGCCATCAACTTTGACGCCGAGGGCGACTACATCATCAGCCCCGCAACGCCGGCACCCATCAAGCGCATCTCCTTCTGGGTGAAACCCAGCACGATGGAGGAAGACCCCAACTACAACTACTCGCTGCTGGGCGTGCACATCCTGCGCGAAAACGGCGAGTGGGAGCACATTGCCAACCTGCCCAACTACTGGATGCAAGCCGGCGGCGGCATCTACACCTTCGACAGCGAGGTGCTGGGCGACTACGTGAGGCAAGTGAAACTCGACATGGTGAGCCTGAGCAACTGCACCTTTGCCATCGACGACGTCACGCTCACCTATGAGTCGCAGCCTGTGCCCTACCCCTTCATTTCCGACCTCAAGGTGACCGACACGGCCAAGGTTGTTGAAAACATCGACCCTGAGAAGGAATACTACTACTATGTGACCGCCCAAGACGGCGACCTCGTGTCGAAGCCCTCGGCCACCATCTGGGTCGACGGCATCACCGGCATCGCTCCCGTCGTGCTGCCCGCAACCGCCGTCACGGCCACCGGCTTCACGGCCAACTGGGAGCCTCTGCCCCACGCCGAGAGCTACATTGTGAACCTCTATGAGGACATCACCACCCAGCAGCCCGACCAGAAGGTGACACTCCTGCACGAGGACTTCGACAAGATTGAAGACGGCACCGTCGACAACCCTGCCGCGCCGCAATACTACACGCCCAAGATGTCGCTGGCCAAGGAAGGCATGGCCAACACCGACTGGACCGTGCTCAACCCCATCTGGGCCAAGGGCATGATTGGCGGCAAGGAAGTGAACGAGTGGTCGGGGGCCTACGGACTTGTCGTGTCGCCACTGCTCCCCATCAAGGGCGGAAAGAATCTTGAGGTCGAGGTTACAGCCGTGAGCACCGTCGAGAGCGACACGCTCTATGTCGTGGTCATGGAGTCGCCCACAGCCACACAGGCCGTGATGGGCCTCACCATCCCCTTCAACAAGCAGAAGGGCAGCGTCACGGGCACCGTGGTCTTCGAGGGCAGGTATCTCGACATGCTGGAAGACGGCCGTCTCTATCACCTGGGCTTCGGCAGCCAGAAGGGTAAAAACATGTTTGTCGACCAGGTCACCGTGAGGCAGGTGCGCGCCCAAGCCGGCGAGCAGGTGCGTGTGCCCGCACAGCTGGTGTATCCCAGCGACAATGCCGTGGCCTTTGACGCGCTCAACGCCTCGAGCCGCTATGCCTACGACGTGCGTGCCTATCGCAAAAAAGACTTTGTAGAATACACCTCGGCCTACTCCCAGGTCATGCCGGTGAGCCTCGTCACCGCAGTCGACGAGCCCGGCACCCTGCCGACTGCAATAGCCGGCAGCAAGGGAGCCCTCGACCTCACCCTCGGCCACACTACCCGCGTTGCCGTCTACGACATCACGGGTCGCAAGGTGTGCGACCGCCAGTTCGGTCCAGGCCGTCACAACGTGACACTCGCGCCGGCCATCTACATTGTGAAGGCTGGAAGCCAGACCGCCAAGGTGATGGTGCGCTGA
- a CDS encoding 5' nucleotidase, NT5C type yields the protein MNNYAKPIVYFDMDNVLVDFQSGVDKIPAEVKAQYECDAKGKPHYDDIPGIFSKMEPFKGAIEAVKKISAEYEVFILTTAPWNNPSAWSDKLEWVKKHFPKEFHKRVIISHHKDLLKGDFLIDDRGDKGQSDFEGEWIEFGSKEFPDWPTVTDYLLNDLKKLKEAHDHSFKNKSELMKSRVCGCFYCLATFNPKEIVNFIDDGKTALCPKCGVDSVIGDASGYPVTNEFLNKMCRYWF from the coding sequence ATGAATAATTACGCAAAACCAATTGTATATTTCGACATGGACAATGTCCTTGTTGATTTCCAGTCGGGAGTTGACAAGATTCCTGCTGAAGTGAAGGCACAATACGAATGCGATGCAAAGGGGAAACCTCATTATGATGACATCCCGGGGATTTTCTCTAAGATGGAACCATTTAAGGGGGCTATTGAAGCTGTGAAGAAAATCTCGGCAGAGTATGAAGTCTTCATTCTCACGACAGCTCCCTGGAACAACCCGTCGGCTTGGTCGGACAAACTGGAATGGGTGAAGAAACATTTCCCAAAGGAATTCCACAAAAGAGTAATCATCTCTCACCACAAAGATCTGTTGAAGGGTGACTTCCTGATTGACGATCGAGGTGACAAAGGTCAGTCCGATTTTGAGGGAGAGTGGATTGAATTTGGCAGCAAGGAATTCCCCGACTGGCCTACTGTGACCGATTATCTTTTGAACGACTTGAAAAAACTGAAGGAGGCACATGATCACAGTTTTAAGAATAAATCGGAACTGATGAAGAGTAGGGTCTGCGGATGTTTCTACTGCCTGGCAACATTCAATCCCAAGGAAATCGTGAACTTCATTGATGACGGAAAGACAGCACTTTGCCCCAAGTGCGGTGTAGATTCTGTGATCGGTGATGCTTCAGGATACCCTGTAACGAATGAGTTTTTGAATAAGATGTGCAGATATTGGTTCTGA
- a CDS encoding HisA/HisF-related TIM barrel protein: MIDIVPAIDIMGGKCVRLSRGDYSTEKVYNEEPLDVARALEDAGCTRLHLVDLDGARSQHIVNYRTLERIAGHTGLLIDFGGGLKTDHDLHIAFDSGASQVTGGSVAVSHPQVMEGWLRKYGPQAIILGADARNGKISTCGWLDDSEQQVVPFIEHYASLGVTQVISTDIDKDGMLQGPSIELYKSILARLPRLRLIASGGVSGLPDVYALDAIGVPAVIVGKAIYENKISLKALEAFNVSRAAGQ, translated from the coding sequence ATGATCGACATTGTTCCTGCCATCGACATCATGGGCGGCAAGTGTGTGCGCCTCTCGCGAGGCGACTACAGCACCGAGAAAGTGTACAACGAGGAGCCCCTCGACGTGGCCCGTGCCCTGGAGGACGCGGGCTGCACCAGGCTGCACCTGGTCGACCTCGACGGGGCCAGGTCGCAGCACATAGTGAACTACCGCACGCTCGAGCGCATAGCCGGCCACACGGGGCTGCTCATCGACTTCGGGGGCGGGCTGAAGACCGACCACGACCTGCACATCGCCTTCGACAGCGGCGCCAGCCAGGTCACGGGCGGCAGTGTGGCTGTGAGCCACCCCCAGGTGATGGAGGGCTGGCTCAGGAAATATGGCCCGCAGGCCATCATTCTGGGCGCCGATGCCCGCAACGGCAAGATATCGACCTGCGGCTGGCTCGACGACAGCGAGCAGCAGGTGGTGCCCTTCATCGAGCACTATGCCTCCCTGGGCGTGACCCAGGTCATCAGCACCGACATCGACAAGGACGGCATGCTGCAAGGCCCCTCGATCGAGCTCTACAAGAGCATCCTGGCCCGGCTGCCCCGGCTGCGCCTCATCGCCAGCGGCGGGGTGAGCGGCCTGCCCGACGTCTATGCCCTCGATGCCATTGGGGTGCCTGCCGTGATTGTGGGCAAGGCCATATATGAAAACAAGATCTCGCTCAAGGCCCTTGAGGCTTTCAACGTCTCGAGAGCGGCAGGGCAGTGA
- the hisH gene encoding imidazole glycerol phosphate synthase subunit HisH — protein MSVAIIKYNAGNVFSVKCALQRIGVEAVITDDAAVLRRAERVIFPGVGQAATAMDYLRAKGLDTVIKSLTQPVLGICIGLQLLCRSSQEGDTQGLGIFDLDVKRFDNSACPELKIPHMGWNTIELAGASALIPAELEGRHVYYVHSYYAPVGRDTIATTRYIVPFSAALHRGNFYATQFHPEKSGDVGELVLKKFIDL, from the coding sequence ATGAGTGTAGCAATCATCAAATACAATGCTGGCAACGTGTTCTCGGTGAAATGTGCGTTGCAGCGCATAGGCGTGGAGGCCGTGATCACCGACGATGCCGCTGTGCTACGCCGCGCCGAGCGGGTGATATTTCCCGGTGTGGGCCAGGCGGCCACGGCCATGGACTACTTGCGCGCCAAGGGGCTCGACACGGTGATAAAGAGCCTCACGCAGCCGGTGCTGGGCATATGCATAGGCCTGCAGCTGCTGTGCCGCTCGAGCCAGGAGGGCGACACGCAGGGGCTGGGAATATTCGACCTCGACGTGAAGCGCTTCGACAACAGCGCCTGCCCCGAGTTGAAGATTCCCCACATGGGGTGGAACACTATCGAGCTGGCTGGGGCGAGCGCGCTCATCCCCGCCGAGCTCGAGGGGCGCCATGTGTACTATGTGCACAGCTACTATGCCCCCGTGGGCCGCGACACGATTGCCACCACGCGCTACATCGTGCCCTTCAGCGCGGCGCTGCATCGCGGCAACTTCTATGCCACGCAGTTCCATCCCGAGAAGAGTGGCGACGTGGGCGAGCTTGTGCTCAAGAAATTTATTGACTTATGA
- the cas1 gene encoding type V CRISPR-associated endonuclease Cas1, translated as MEHTRSLRVMNGELMLEEFDGNKKSTLTKFPFQKILALFVIGHITVTTPLIDKCRKHGVAVVVMKPNLRPVFFFACSAEANYLLRKRQYDYTDSELSVARSLMISKFNNQKTLLEKTRRRDELTIAAISFCASAVNKLKDTIDYNELMGLEGQVAKFFFIAYYQDFDWKGRHPRSKCDALNVTLDIGYTILFNFVESYLRLFGFDLYKGVYHRLWFQRKSLVCDIVEPFRCIIDHATLLAFHRGQFSSTHFVKVKEEFHLKYEKCSDYYKVYFNALISYKMEIFKYVQQYYRCFMGRKSASQYPIFQYK; from the coding sequence ATGGAACACACTCGTAGCTTGCGGGTGATGAATGGAGAACTTATGCTCGAGGAATTTGATGGTAACAAGAAGTCTACACTCACCAAATTCCCTTTTCAAAAGATTCTGGCTCTATTTGTAATTGGCCACATCACTGTGACGACACCTTTGATCGATAAGTGTCGCAAGCATGGGGTGGCAGTGGTGGTTATGAAACCTAATTTAAGGCCTGTCTTTTTCTTTGCATGTTCGGCCGAAGCCAACTATCTGCTTCGCAAACGCCAATATGACTACACCGACTCTGAGCTTTCTGTAGCCAGATCTCTCATGATAAGCAAATTTAATAATCAAAAAACGCTGCTGGAGAAAACACGTCGCCGAGATGAACTCACCATTGCAGCAATTTCATTCTGCGCATCGGCTGTCAACAAGTTGAAGGATACCATCGATTACAATGAATTGATGGGACTCGAGGGACAGGTGGCAAAATTTTTTTTCATTGCCTATTATCAAGATTTTGATTGGAAGGGACGCCATCCGAGATCCAAGTGTGATGCCTTGAATGTTACTCTTGACATAGGGTATACGATATTGTTCAACTTTGTGGAGTCTTACTTGAGACTTTTTGGCTTTGATCTATATAAAGGAGTCTATCATCGCTTGTGGTTTCAACGCAAGTCACTTGTGTGCGATATAGTAGAGCCATTTAGATGCATTATCGACCATGCAACATTGCTCGCTTTTCATCGAGGGCAGTTTTCTTCTACACATTTTGTGAAAGTTAAAGAAGAATTTCATCTGAAATATGAAAAGTGTTCTGATTACTACAAGGTGTATTTTAATGCTTTGATTTCTTATAAGATGGAAATTTTTAAGTACGTGCAGCAGTATTACCGTTGTTTTATGGGAAGGAAGTCTGCAAGTCAATATCCAATATTTCAATATAAATGA
- the hisF gene encoding imidazole glycerol phosphate synthase subunit HisF: MLAKRIIPCLDVKDGATVKGVNFVNLRNAGDPVELGKKYSDEGADELVYLDITASLEGRDTFVDLVRRVAARVAIPFTVGGGIATVAHVERLLGAGADKISVNSAALEHPQLIGDIAAAFGSQVCVVAIDARQDTDGEWICYARGGHEPTRRHLLEWAHEAQERGAGEILFTSMDHDGMKQGFACKALRQLHEALSIPVIASGGGGTMQHFAEALGEGCADAALAASVFHFGEISIGDLKRYLSQHHIDVRL, encoded by the coding sequence ATGTTAGCCAAACGCATCATTCCATGTCTCGACGTGAAAGACGGAGCGACCGTGAAAGGGGTGAACTTTGTGAACCTGCGCAACGCCGGCGACCCTGTGGAGCTGGGCAAGAAATACAGCGACGAGGGAGCCGATGAGCTTGTGTATCTCGACATCACTGCCTCGCTTGAGGGGCGCGACACCTTTGTCGACCTGGTGCGCCGCGTGGCTGCGCGGGTGGCCATCCCTTTCACCGTGGGCGGCGGCATTGCCACAGTGGCCCACGTCGAGCGCCTGCTCGGTGCCGGGGCCGACAAGATATCGGTCAACTCGGCCGCACTCGAGCACCCGCAGCTCATCGGCGACATCGCGGCCGCCTTCGGCAGCCAGGTGTGTGTGGTGGCCATCGATGCCCGCCAGGACACCGACGGCGAGTGGATCTGCTATGCACGAGGCGGACACGAGCCCACAAGGCGCCACCTGCTCGAGTGGGCTCACGAGGCCCAGGAGCGCGGTGCCGGCGAGATACTGTTTACCAGCATGGACCACGACGGCATGAAGCAAGGCTTTGCCTGCAAGGCCCTGCGGCAGCTGCACGAGGCGCTTTCGATACCCGTCATCGCCAGCGGTGGCGGCGGCACGATGCAGCACTTTGCCGAGGCTTTGGGCGAGGGCTGTGCCGACGCCGCCCTGGCAGCCAGCGTGTTTCACTTTGGCGAGATATCCATAGGCGACCTCAAGCGCTACCTGAGCCAGCACCACATCGACGTGAGACTGTGA
- the trxA gene encoding thioredoxin, whose translation MIIFQELATQEAPVFINKKERNNIMNNFQELIASDKPVLVDFFATWCGPCKMMHPILEDISKQVGDRAKVVKIDVDQAEDLAMQYRIQSVPTLMIFKQGEMLWRESGVHDAATMVQLLEKYM comes from the coding sequence ATCATTATTTTTCAAGAGCTTGCCACACAGGAAGCTCCCGTTTTTATCAACAAGAAAGAAAGGAACAACATTATGAACAATTTTCAAGAGTTAATCGCGAGCGACAAGCCAGTGCTGGTCGACTTCTTTGCCACCTGGTGCGGGCCGTGCAAGATGATGCACCCCATACTCGAGGACATAAGCAAGCAAGTAGGCGACCGTGCCAAGGTGGTGAAAATCGACGTCGACCAGGCCGAGGACCTGGCCATGCAATACCGCATCCAGTCGGTGCCCACCCTCATGATTTTCAAGCAGGGCGAGATGCTGTGGCGCGAGTCCGGCGTGCACGATGCTGCCACCATGGTGCAGTTGCTCGAGAAATACATGTAG